The following proteins come from a genomic window of Kitasatospora sp. NBC_01246:
- a CDS encoding helix-turn-helix domain-containing protein, with product MAELARRAGIAKSTLSQLESAAGNPSVETLWALGVALDVPFSRLVDPPRPVVRVIRAGEGPVTHSERADYAATLLASCPPNARRDVYRIEAQPGEARASDPHMPGTVEHVVLSAGRALVGPPAEPVELHPGDYVSYPGDAPHIFRALAPDTVAVMVMEHV from the coding sequence ATGGCCGAGCTGGCCCGCCGGGCCGGGATCGCCAAGTCGACGCTCTCCCAGCTGGAGTCGGCCGCGGGCAATCCGAGCGTGGAGACGCTCTGGGCGCTCGGCGTCGCGCTGGACGTGCCGTTCAGCCGGCTGGTCGACCCGCCGCGACCGGTGGTGCGGGTGATCCGGGCCGGCGAGGGGCCGGTCACCCACTCCGAGCGGGCCGACTACGCCGCCACCCTGCTGGCCTCCTGCCCGCCCAACGCCCGCCGGGACGTCTACCGGATCGAGGCGCAGCCGGGCGAGGCCCGGGCGTCCGACCCGCACATGCCCGGCACGGTGGAGCACGTGGTGCTCAGCGCCGGGCGGGCCCTGGTCGGCCCGCCGGCGGAGCCGGTCGAACTCCACCCGGGCGACTACGTCAGCTACCCCGGGGACGCCCCGCACATCTTCCGCGCCCTCGCGCCGGACACCGTCGCGGTCATGGTCATGGAGCACGTGTAG
- a CDS encoding AzlC family ABC transporter permease, which translates to MRSLLRTLDRATLRDIALVCVADALVGASFGAISVSGGLPLWLPIAMSVLVFAGGAQFAAVGVVLSGGGALAAVATGLVLNARLLPFGFTVSDVLDGPWWRRLLGAQLLTDESAAFALLQSDRRRRRAAFWVCGVALFVVWNASVLVGALAGGLIGDTDALGLDAAFPAVLLALVLPSLTDRRTRAAALAGAVVAVAATPYLPAGLPVLLALLGLLFAGPRSGRPNAPEPAAQGPAPPRPAPAAEGVH; encoded by the coding sequence ATGCGTTCGCTCCTCCGAACACTCGACCGTGCCACGCTGCGGGACATCGCCCTGGTCTGCGTCGCCGACGCCCTGGTCGGCGCCTCCTTCGGTGCCATCAGTGTCTCCGGTGGCCTGCCGCTCTGGCTGCCGATCGCCATGTCGGTGTTGGTCTTCGCCGGCGGTGCCCAGTTCGCCGCCGTCGGCGTCGTGCTCTCCGGCGGCGGCGCGCTCGCCGCCGTCGCCACCGGCCTGGTGCTCAACGCCCGACTGCTGCCCTTCGGCTTCACCGTCTCCGACGTGCTCGACGGTCCGTGGTGGCGGCGGCTGCTCGGCGCCCAACTGCTCACCGACGAGTCGGCGGCCTTCGCCCTGCTCCAGTCCGACCGGCGCCGGCGCCGCGCCGCGTTCTGGGTCTGCGGCGTGGCGCTGTTCGTGGTCTGGAACGCCTCCGTGCTGGTCGGCGCGCTGGCCGGCGGCCTCATCGGCGACACCGACGCCCTCGGCCTCGACGCCGCCTTCCCGGCCGTCCTGCTCGCCCTGGTGCTGCCCTCGCTCACCGACCGGCGGACCCGGGCCGCCGCGCTGGCCGGAGCCGTGGTCGCGGTCGCCGCCACCCCGTACCTGCCGGCCGGCCTGCCCGTGCTGCTGGCCCTGCTCGGCCTGCTGTTCGCCGGGCCGCGGTCCGGCCGGCCGAACGCTCCGGAGCCGGCTGCCCAGGGCCCCGCCCCGCCTCGCCCCGCACCCGCCGCCGAGGGAGTCCACTGA
- a CDS encoding AzlD domain-containing protein: MPLLAVLLLAAGTYAFRLAGPALGDRFTLSDRLRHLLAVAAAVLLVALVATGALTQGHGFAGWARPSGVLVAGLLALRRAPFPLVVVAGAATTALLRLCGVA; the protein is encoded by the coding sequence ATGCCACTGCTCGCCGTCCTCCTGCTCGCCGCCGGCACCTACGCGTTCCGCCTCGCCGGCCCGGCCCTCGGCGACCGCTTCACCCTCTCCGACCGGCTGCGCCACCTGCTCGCGGTGGCCGCCGCCGTCCTGCTGGTCGCGCTGGTCGCCACCGGCGCCCTCACCCAGGGCCACGGCTTCGCCGGCTGGGCCCGGCCGTCCGGCGTCCTGGTGGCCGGGCTGCTCGCGCTGCGCCGTGCGCCGTTCCCGCTCGTCGTGGTGGCGGGTGCCGCGACCACCGCGCTGCTGCGGCTCTGCGGAGTCGCCTGA
- a CDS encoding GNAT family N-acetyltransferase, translating into MYTIERLTADALLDSAEQLAALLADTVADGSSLGFLAPLDPTEATAWWRALAPEVEAGRLLLWVARADADGRIAGTVQLRPAVTANGRHRGEVAKLMVRRADRGQRLAGRLLAALEAAGTGHGLRLLVLDTETGSPAERMYGAAGWTRVGTIPGYATDPAGELHPTTVFFKALPAAAT; encoded by the coding sequence ATGTACACAATTGAACGGCTGACGGCGGACGCGCTGCTCGACTCGGCGGAGCAGCTGGCCGCGCTGCTGGCGGACACCGTCGCGGACGGCTCCTCGCTGGGCTTCCTCGCTCCGCTCGACCCCACCGAGGCGACCGCCTGGTGGCGGGCGCTGGCTCCCGAGGTCGAGGCCGGGCGACTGCTGCTCTGGGTGGCCCGCGCCGACGCGGACGGCCGGATCGCCGGGACGGTCCAGCTGCGGCCGGCGGTCACCGCCAACGGCCGGCACCGCGGCGAGGTCGCCAAGTTGATGGTCCGCCGGGCGGACCGGGGCCAGCGGCTGGCCGGGCGGCTGCTGGCGGCGCTGGAGGCGGCGGGCACCGGGCACGGTTTGCGGCTGCTGGTGCTGGACACCGAGACGGGCAGCCCCGCCGAGCGGATGTACGGGGCGGCGGGCTGGACCAGGGTGGGGACCATTCCCGGCTACGCGACCGACCCGGCGGGTGAACTCCACCCGACCACCGTCTTCTTCAAGGCCCTCCCAGCCGCCGCCACCTGA
- a CDS encoding acyl-CoA dehydrogenase family protein has translation MAKPTRIDPADLLAVGDLLTDEERLIRDTVRKFADERIRPHIGDWFERGVFPARELAPELGALGVLGMHLDGYGCTGSTAVAYGVACMELEAADSGLRSFVSVQGSLAMRSIHAYGSEEQKRRWLPGMAAGELIGCFGLTEPDFGSDPANMRTRARRRGGDWVLSGSKMWITNGSVSDVAVVWAQTEDGVRGFLVEPGTPGFTATDVHGKLSLRASVTSELVFDEVVLPADAVLPGVTGLRGPLSSLGEARYGILWGTVGAARDCYTTALDYAGSRVQFERPIAGFQLTQQKLVEMMLEVEKAYLVALRIGRLKDEGAARPAHISFGKLNNVRAALEVARSARTVLGANGITTEYPVLRHANNLESVLTYEGTSEIHTLVLGEAITGESAYR, from the coding sequence ATGGCGAAGCCGACCCGGATCGACCCGGCCGACCTGCTCGCCGTCGGTGACCTGCTGACCGACGAGGAGCGGCTGATCCGCGACACCGTGCGGAAGTTCGCCGACGAGCGGATCCGCCCGCACATCGGCGACTGGTTCGAGCGCGGGGTCTTCCCGGCCCGCGAACTCGCCCCCGAACTGGGCGCCCTCGGCGTGCTCGGCATGCACCTCGACGGCTACGGCTGCACCGGCTCCACGGCCGTCGCCTACGGGGTCGCCTGCATGGAGCTGGAGGCCGCCGACTCCGGCCTGCGCAGCTTCGTCTCCGTACAGGGGTCGCTCGCGATGCGCTCGATCCACGCCTACGGCTCCGAGGAGCAGAAGCGGCGCTGGCTGCCGGGCATGGCCGCCGGCGAACTCATCGGCTGCTTCGGCCTCACCGAACCGGACTTCGGCTCCGACCCGGCCAACATGCGCACCCGGGCCCGCCGCAGGGGCGGCGACTGGGTGCTCTCCGGCTCCAAGATGTGGATCACCAACGGCAGCGTCTCGGACGTCGCGGTGGTCTGGGCGCAGACCGAGGACGGCGTCCGGGGCTTCCTGGTCGAGCCCGGCACCCCCGGGTTCACCGCCACCGACGTGCACGGCAAGCTGTCGCTGCGCGCCTCCGTCACCAGCGAGCTGGTCTTCGACGAGGTCGTGCTGCCCGCCGACGCCGTGCTGCCCGGCGTCACCGGACTGCGCGGGCCGCTCTCCTCGCTGGGCGAGGCCCGCTACGGGATCCTCTGGGGCACCGTCGGCGCCGCCCGCGACTGCTACACCACCGCCCTCGACTACGCCGGGAGCCGGGTGCAGTTCGAGCGCCCGATCGCCGGCTTCCAGCTCACCCAGCAGAAGCTGGTCGAGATGATGCTGGAGGTGGAGAAGGCGTACCTGGTCGCCCTGCGGATCGGCCGGCTCAAGGACGAGGGGGCCGCCCGCCCGGCGCACATCAGCTTCGGCAAGCTCAACAACGTGCGCGCCGCGCTGGAGGTCGCCCGCAGCGCCCGGACGGTCCTCGGCGCCAACGGCATCACCACCGAGTACCCGGTGCTGCGGCACGCCAACAACCTGGAGTCGGTGCTCACCTACGAGGGGACGAGCGAGATCCACACCCTGGTCCTCGGCGAGGCCATCACCGGGGAGTCGGCGTACCGCTGA
- a CDS encoding ADP-ribosylation/crystallin J1, translated as MNGPTRTPATTTLWRPTGPEELALVEAADRRAWPPRLPDQPIFYPVLNEDYAIRIARDWNVPASGVGYVTRFEVDTAFLARYPVRQAGGRTILELWVPADELAEFNRHIVGRIEVVHEFRPRP; from the coding sequence ATGAACGGACCGACCCGCACCCCCGCGACCACCACCCTCTGGCGGCCCACCGGGCCCGAGGAGCTGGCCCTGGTCGAGGCGGCGGACCGGCGGGCCTGGCCGCCCCGGCTGCCGGACCAGCCGATCTTCTACCCGGTGCTGAACGAGGACTACGCGATCCGGATCGCCCGGGACTGGAACGTGCCCGCGTCCGGCGTCGGCTACGTCACCCGCTTCGAGGTCGACACCGCCTTCCTGGCCCGCTACCCCGTCCGGCAGGCCGGCGGCCGGACCATCCTCGAACTCTGGGTGCCCGCCGACGAGCTGGCGGAGTTCAACCGGCACATCGTCGGCCGCATCGAGGTCGTCCACGAGTTCCGGCCGCGGCCGTGA
- a CDS encoding ATP-grasp domain-containing protein, producing MTAVPGAPVLLTPARQTGTTVLLAEAAAARGLPTVRLTGPDVLDRLAGCPVHWFGGPLAGARIADRLGLALLEPADDWLARLPEEFTGRRIELTTLAEAWTLRGPAFVKPPADKSLPPAVYADGSRLPRHGERIGPDTPVLVSDPVTFGSEYRLFVLDGEVVAGSRYARFGRLDPGPVSEEAVGFAHRLLSVAGDGLPSAVALDVGPLLDPYDPAERWAVVEANMPWFAHSYTADPARMLDVVLRAAGPVAALRPADRRFVRAGAGPD from the coding sequence GTGACGGCCGTACCGGGCGCGCCCGTGCTGCTCACCCCGGCCCGGCAGACCGGGACGACCGTCCTGCTCGCCGAGGCCGCCGCCGCGCGCGGCCTGCCGACCGTCCGGCTCACCGGTCCCGACGTCCTCGACCGGCTCGCCGGGTGTCCGGTCCACTGGTTCGGCGGCCCGCTCGCCGGCGCCCGGATCGCCGACCGGCTCGGCCTCGCCCTGCTGGAACCGGCGGACGACTGGCTGGCCCGGCTGCCCGAGGAGTTCACCGGCCGGCGGATCGAGCTGACCACCCTCGCCGAGGCCTGGACGCTGCGCGGCCCGGCCTTCGTGAAGCCGCCCGCCGACAAGTCCCTCCCGCCGGCCGTCTACGCCGACGGCTCCCGGCTGCCCCGGCACGGCGAGCGGATCGGACCGGACACGCCCGTCCTGGTCAGCGACCCGGTGACGTTCGGGTCCGAGTACCGGCTCTTCGTCCTGGACGGCGAGGTGGTCGCCGGCAGCCGCTACGCCCGCTTCGGCCGGCTGGACCCGGGGCCGGTGTCCGAGGAGGCCGTCGGCTTCGCCCACCGCCTGCTGTCCGTTGCCGGGGACGGCCTGCCCAGCGCGGTGGCGCTGGACGTCGGCCCGCTGCTCGACCCGTACGACCCGGCCGAGCGCTGGGCCGTCGTCGAGGCGAACATGCCGTGGTTCGCGCACTCCTACACGGCCGACCCGGCCCGGATGCTGGACGTGGTGCTGCGGGCGGCCGGACCGGTCGCGGCGCTGCGGCCCGCCGACCGGCGGTTCGTCCGGGCGGGCGCCGGGCCGGACTGA
- a CDS encoding multidrug effflux MFS transporter — protein sequence MPGSTVGPAGPTGETSTAPAARATGSGRTAAAPGRGTVAVLGGLVALGPLTTDLYLPGLPAIADDFAAEPAAVQLTLTFSMFGVAAGQLIFGPLSDRFGRRPPLLVGLVVYTLASVLCVLAPTLPVLIAARFVQGAAGAAGLVIGRAVARDRFEGVAMLRFLASISLISGLAPILAPVVGAQLLRVTSWRGTFGALTALGLLLTLIAFAALRETLPPADRHGGGLVATLRTMKGLLRNLPFLGLVLTSTFAFGSLFGYISGSSVVLQHVYHVSPQTYSLLFGLNSLAIVGVTQLNGRVLARRFTPGALMLAGLGTAVAAGVALVLLTAVWDLGLAGVCPALFVLMGSLGVILPNSAAQALSLVPPQSAGSASALIGTGTFLCGALVAPLSSLGGTPSAVLLAAVVLGCAALSAIAYLALCRPRRPAVAG from the coding sequence ATGCCTGGTTCGACCGTCGGTCCCGCCGGCCCCACCGGCGAGACGTCGACCGCGCCCGCGGCCCGGGCCACCGGGTCCGGCCGGACCGCCGCCGCCCCGGGGCGCGGCACCGTCGCCGTGCTCGGCGGCCTGGTCGCCCTCGGCCCGCTCACCACCGACCTCTACCTGCCCGGCCTGCCGGCGATCGCCGACGACTTCGCCGCCGAGCCGGCCGCCGTCCAGCTCACCCTGACCTTCTCGATGTTCGGGGTCGCCGCCGGCCAGCTGATCTTCGGACCGCTCAGCGACCGCTTCGGCCGCCGCCCGCCGCTGCTCGTCGGCCTGGTGGTCTACACCCTGGCCAGCGTGCTGTGCGTGCTCGCGCCCACCCTGCCGGTGCTGATCGCGGCCCGCTTCGTGCAGGGCGCGGCCGGTGCGGCCGGCCTGGTCATCGGCCGCGCCGTCGCCCGGGACCGCTTCGAGGGCGTCGCGATGCTCCGCTTCCTGGCCTCGATCAGCCTGATATCCGGCCTCGCCCCGATCCTCGCCCCGGTCGTCGGTGCCCAGCTGCTCCGCGTCACCTCCTGGCGCGGCACCTTCGGCGCCCTCACCGCACTCGGCCTGCTGCTCACCCTGATCGCCTTCGCGGCCCTGCGCGAGACCCTGCCGCCCGCCGACCGGCACGGCGGCGGGCTCGTGGCCACGCTGCGCACCATGAAGGGGCTGCTGCGGAACCTGCCCTTCCTGGGCCTCGTCCTGACCAGCACCTTCGCCTTCGGCTCGCTGTTCGGCTACATCAGCGGCTCCTCGGTGGTGCTCCAGCACGTGTACCACGTCTCGCCGCAGACCTACAGCCTGCTGTTCGGCCTCAACTCGCTCGCCATCGTGGGCGTCACCCAGCTGAACGGGCGGGTGCTCGCCCGCCGGTTCACCCCCGGCGCGCTGATGCTGGCCGGCCTCGGCACGGCGGTCGCCGCGGGGGTGGCGCTCGTCCTGCTCACCGCGGTCTGGGACCTCGGCCTGGCCGGGGTCTGCCCGGCGCTCTTCGTCCTGATGGGCAGCCTCGGCGTGATCCTCCCGAACTCGGCCGCCCAGGCGCTCAGCCTGGTCCCCCCGCAGTCCGCCGGCTCGGCCTCCGCCCTCATCGGCACCGGCACGTTCCTCTGCGGCGCGCTGGTCGCGCCGCTCAGCAGCCTCGGCGGCACGCCGTCGGCGGTGCTCCTCGCGGCGGTCGTCCTCGGCTGCGCCGCACTCTCCGCCATCGCCTACCTCGCGCTCTGCCGCCCCCGCCGCCCGGCGGTGGCCGGATAG
- a CDS encoding glycosyl hydrolase family 18 protein: MRLRRTLQAALTACVTLAASAGLVAVGTASAEAATPLPTRVFAPYFEAWTGESPAALAAQSGAKHLTMAFLQAATKGSCTPYWNGDSSMPVSQATFGADIATIRANGGDVIPSFGGYTADNTGTELADSCTDVNQIAAAFENVITTYDISRIDLDIEDNSLTNTAGIDRRNKAIKLVQDWAAANGRSIQFSYTLPTTTSGLASSGLAVLKNAVTNNARIDVVNLMTFDYYDNAAHDMAADTQTAATGLYNQLAKLYPTRTPAQLWGSIGVTEMVGIDDFGPAETFTVANATAVYNWAVSKGINTLSFWALQRDNGGCPGTGGRDDCSGISQGKWDFSHIFSQYTSSTPVGNDFSVAVNPNSGTVAAGSATSATISTAVTAGSAQSVNLTVTGAPAGVTATVTPGSVTAGGTATLNITTTAATAAGTYPLTITGNATSGSHTSSYSLKVTSTQPGNDFSVAVNPNSGTVAAGSATSATVSTAVTAGSAQSVNLTVTGAPAGVTATVTPGSVTAGGTATLNITSTAATAAGTYPLTITGNATSGSHTGTYNLTVTGVTPPGGLVNGGLETGGLAPWTCQSGGSVVATPAHSGAHALQAAATAGQTGQCQQTVTLSPNTSYTLSGWVQGSYAYLGVSGGATASTWTNASGWTKLTVPFTTGASGTVTVYLHGWYGQGNVFGDDFAIA, translated from the coding sequence ATGCGTCTACGCAGAACACTCCAGGCCGCCCTGACGGCCTGTGTCACACTGGCCGCGTCGGCCGGCCTGGTCGCCGTCGGGACGGCCTCGGCCGAAGCCGCCACCCCGCTGCCGACCCGGGTCTTCGCCCCGTACTTCGAGGCCTGGACGGGCGAGAGCCCGGCCGCGCTCGCCGCCCAGTCCGGTGCCAAGCACCTGACGATGGCGTTCCTCCAGGCCGCCACCAAGGGCTCCTGCACGCCGTACTGGAACGGCGACAGCTCGATGCCGGTCTCGCAGGCCACCTTCGGCGCGGACATCGCCACCATCCGGGCCAACGGCGGCGACGTGATCCCGTCGTTCGGCGGCTACACCGCCGACAACACCGGTACCGAACTGGCCGACAGCTGCACGGATGTCAACCAGATCGCGGCCGCCTTCGAGAACGTCATCACCACGTACGACATCAGCCGGATCGACCTGGACATCGAGGACAACTCGCTGACCAACACGGCCGGCATCGACCGCCGCAACAAGGCGATCAAGCTGGTGCAGGACTGGGCCGCCGCCAACGGCCGCTCGATCCAGTTCTCCTACACGCTGCCGACGACGACCAGCGGACTCGCCTCCAGCGGCCTCGCGGTGCTGAAGAACGCCGTCACGAACAACGCCCGGATCGACGTCGTCAACCTGATGACCTTCGACTACTACGACAACGCCGCGCACGACATGGCCGCCGACACCCAGACCGCGGCGACCGGCCTCTACAACCAGCTGGCCAAGCTCTACCCGACCAGGACCCCGGCGCAGCTGTGGGGTTCCATCGGCGTCACCGAGATGGTCGGCATCGACGACTTCGGCCCGGCGGAGACCTTCACCGTCGCCAACGCGACCGCGGTGTACAACTGGGCGGTCTCGAAGGGCATCAACACGCTGTCGTTCTGGGCCCTCCAGCGCGACAACGGCGGCTGCCCGGGCACCGGCGGGCGGGACGACTGCTCCGGGATCAGCCAGGGCAAGTGGGACTTCAGCCACATCTTCTCCCAGTACACCAGCAGCACCCCGGTGGGTAACGACTTCTCGGTCGCGGTGAACCCGAACTCCGGCACCGTGGCGGCCGGTTCCGCCACCAGCGCGACGATCTCCACCGCCGTGACGGCCGGCTCCGCCCAGAGCGTCAACCTCACCGTCACCGGCGCCCCGGCCGGCGTCACCGCCACCGTCACCCCCGGCAGCGTCACCGCCGGCGGCACCGCCACCCTGAACATCACCACCACCGCCGCGACCGCCGCCGGGACCTACCCGCTGACGATCACCGGCAACGCCACCTCCGGCAGCCACACCAGCAGTTACTCGCTGAAGGTGACGAGCACCCAGCCCGGCAACGACTTCTCGGTCGCGGTGAACCCGAACTCCGGCACCGTGGCGGCCGGTTCCGCCACCAGCGCGACCGTCTCCACCGCCGTGACGGCCGGCTCCGCCCAGAGCGTCAACCTCACCGTCACCGGCGCCCCGGCCGGCGTCACCGCCACCGTCACCCCCGGCAGCGTCACCGCCGGCGGCACCGCCACCCTGAACATCACCAGCACCGCCGCGACCGCCGCCGGGACCTACCCGCTGACGATCACCGGCAACGCCACCTCCGGCAGCCACACCGGCACCTACAACCTCACCGTCACCGGGGTCACCCCGCCCGGCGGCCTGGTGAACGGCGGCCTGGAGACGGGCGGCCTCGCCCCGTGGACCTGCCAGAGCGGCGGCTCGGTGGTCGCCACCCCGGCCCACTCGGGCGCCCACGCCCTGCAGGCCGCGGCCACCGCCGGCCAGACCGGCCAGTGCCAGCAGACGGTGACGCTGTCGCCCAACACCTCGTACACGCTGAGCGGTTGGGTCCAGGGCAGCTACGCCTACCTCGGCGTGAGCGGCGGTGCCACCGCCAGCACCTGGACGAACGCCTCCGGCTGGACCAAGCTGACCGTCCCGTTCACCACCGGCGCCTCCGGCACCGTGACGGTGTACCTGCACGGCTGGTACGGCCAGGGCAACGTCTTCGGCGACGACTTCGCCATCGCCTGA
- a CDS encoding ABC transporter substrate-binding protein, producing MSTSARRRSGRRALLLGTVAALALGATACSSSGGDPLGGGASAPAGATTGGSGSTVVVGSANFPENVLLGSIYSQALKAKGVKVEEKFNIGSREVLYGQLQNGSLTVLPEYNGALLSYLGGKPAATKDEVNAELAKTLPASLAILDSSPAEDNDTLSISQESADKYQLKSIEDLAAKAGEFTIGGPPEFKTRQEQPLKDVYGLTFKEWKPTGETTANAIKDGSIQVGNVFSTDPKIAQLKLVPLTDPKHLFGAQNITPLVNKTAVDAPAVAALNAVSAKLSTDGLATLMKKVAVDKEDPSAVAKEWLKANGLS from the coding sequence ATGTCGACATCCGCACGCCGCCGAAGCGGCCGCCGGGCCCTGCTCCTCGGTACGGTCGCCGCGCTCGCCCTCGGCGCCACCGCCTGCTCCTCCTCCGGCGGCGACCCGCTCGGCGGCGGCGCCTCGGCCCCGGCCGGCGCGACGACCGGCGGCTCGGGCTCGACCGTCGTGGTCGGCTCGGCCAACTTCCCCGAGAACGTGCTGCTCGGCTCGATCTACTCGCAGGCGCTGAAGGCCAAGGGCGTCAAGGTCGAGGAGAAGTTCAACATCGGCAGCCGCGAGGTGCTCTACGGGCAGCTCCAGAACGGCAGCCTGACCGTGCTGCCCGAGTACAACGGCGCGCTGCTCTCCTACCTCGGCGGCAAGCCGGCCGCGACCAAGGACGAGGTCAACGCCGAACTGGCGAAGACGCTGCCCGCCTCGCTGGCCATCCTGGACTCCTCGCCCGCCGAGGACAACGACACCCTGAGCATCAGCCAGGAGAGCGCCGACAAGTACCAGCTGAAGAGCATCGAGGACCTGGCCGCCAAGGCGGGCGAGTTCACCATCGGCGGGCCGCCGGAGTTCAAGACCCGCCAGGAGCAGCCGCTCAAGGACGTCTACGGGCTGACCTTCAAGGAGTGGAAGCCGACCGGCGAGACCACCGCCAACGCGATCAAGGACGGCTCGATCCAGGTCGGCAATGTCTTCTCCACCGACCCGAAGATCGCCCAGCTGAAGCTCGTCCCGCTGACCGACCCGAAGCACCTGTTCGGCGCGCAGAACATCACCCCGCTGGTGAACAAGACGGCCGTCGACGCCCCCGCCGTCGCCGCACTGAACGCCGTGTCGGCCAAGCTCAGCACCGACGGCCTGGCGACGCTGATGAAGAAGGTCGCGGTGGACAAGGAGGACCCGTCCGCCGTGGCCAAGGAGTGGCTGAAGGCCAACGGCCTGAGCTGA
- a CDS encoding ABC transporter permease — MNWLSWLGDFFSSPDRRSGPDSIVHRVTEHLVLSGEALLLAALLAVPLGLLIGYTGRGATAVTSLAGAARALPTLGLVTLAVLLAGVGDTAVLIPLVALAAPPLLVAAVEGVRGTDPDVRDAARGVGLTHPQVLRQVCLPSALPTLLAGFRTATVQVVATATVAAYVGLGGLGRYVMDGLATRNYAVTVGGALLVVLLAVGAQLFFALLARYALPPGLRAQRRARSSRESP, encoded by the coding sequence ATGAACTGGCTCTCCTGGCTGGGGGACTTCTTCTCCTCCCCGGACCGCCGCAGCGGCCCGGACTCGATCGTGCACCGCGTGACCGAGCACCTGGTGCTCTCCGGCGAGGCCCTGCTCCTCGCGGCCCTGCTGGCCGTGCCGCTCGGCCTGCTGATCGGCTACACCGGCCGCGGCGCCACCGCCGTCACCTCGCTGGCCGGCGCCGCCCGCGCGCTGCCGACGCTCGGCCTGGTGACGCTCGCGGTGCTGCTCGCCGGGGTCGGCGACACGGCCGTGCTGATCCCACTGGTCGCGCTCGCCGCGCCGCCGCTGCTGGTCGCCGCCGTGGAGGGGGTGCGCGGGACCGATCCGGACGTCCGGGACGCGGCGCGCGGCGTCGGGCTGACCCACCCGCAGGTGCTGCGGCAGGTCTGCCTGCCGTCCGCGCTGCCCACCCTGCTGGCCGGCTTCCGGACCGCGACCGTCCAGGTGGTCGCGACGGCCACGGTCGCCGCGTACGTCGGCCTCGGCGGGCTCGGCCGGTACGTGATGGACGGGCTGGCCACCCGGAACTACGCCGTGACGGTGGGCGGCGCGCTGCTCGTGGTGCTGCTCGCGGTCGGCGCCCAGCTGTTCTTCGCGCTGCTCGCCCGCTACGCGCTCCCGCCCGGGCTGCGCGCCCAGCGCCGCGCCCGCTCCTCGCGCGAGTCCCCCTGA
- a CDS encoding ABC transporter permease: MDDEPIVRWYWIGDHLGYLGDLLADHAVIALLPVLIGLLLAVPLGLACARHPRLYQPLAAVFNVVYALPSLAVFVVLIPYTGLATQATVMIPLTFYAVAVLLPTTVDGLHAVPDSVRQAATAMGYGPWHRLTAVELPASVPYLVAGLRVAAVSSISLASVGALVGRGGLGYLFIDGFQRTFPTPIVAGIVLIAALALAVDLLLVGARRLLAPWAVREKGTGR, from the coding sequence GTGGACGATGAACCGATCGTCCGGTGGTACTGGATCGGCGACCACCTCGGCTACCTGGGCGACCTGCTCGCCGACCACGCGGTGATCGCGCTGCTCCCGGTCCTGATCGGCCTGCTGCTGGCCGTCCCGCTCGGCCTGGCCTGCGCCCGCCACCCCCGGCTCTACCAGCCGCTGGCCGCCGTCTTCAACGTCGTCTACGCGCTGCCCTCGCTGGCGGTCTTCGTGGTGCTCATCCCCTACACCGGGCTGGCCACCCAGGCCACCGTGATGATCCCGCTGACCTTCTACGCGGTCGCCGTCCTGCTGCCCACCACGGTGGACGGCCTGCACGCCGTCCCCGACTCGGTCCGCCAGGCGGCCACCGCGATGGGCTACGGGCCGTGGCACCGGCTGACGGCCGTCGAACTGCCCGCCTCCGTGCCCTACCTGGTCGCCGGCCTGCGGGTCGCCGCGGTCTCCAGCATCTCGCTGGCGAGCGTCGGCGCCCTGGTCGGACGCGGCGGGCTGGGCTACCTCTTCATCGACGGCTTCCAGCGCACCTTCCCGACCCCGATCGTGGCCGGCATCGTGCTGATCGCCGCGCTGGCGCTGGCGGTGGACCTGCTCCTGGTCGGCGCCCGGCGGCTGCTCGCGCCCTGGGCCGTCCGGGAGAAGGGGACCGGCCGATGA